The following are from one region of the Macaca thibetana thibetana isolate TM-01 chromosome 2, ASM2454274v1, whole genome shotgun sequence genome:
- the ZNF654 gene encoding zinc finger protein 654 isoform X5, with the protein MALIKSCINHPEISKDLYFHQALFTCLFMSPVEDQLFREHLLKTDCKSGIDIICNAEKEGKTMLALQLCESFLIPQLQNGDMYCIWELIFIWSKLQLKSNPSKQVFVDQCYQLLRTATNVRVIFPFMKIIKDEVEEEGLQICVEICGCALQLDLHDDPKTKCLIYKTIAHFLPNDLEILRICALSIFFLERSLEAYRTVEELYKRPDEEYNEGTSSVQNRVRFELLPILKKGLFFDPEFWNFVMIKKNCVALLSDKSVVRFLNESTLENNAGNLKRTEEQQGLDEGFDSLTDQSTGETDPDDVSGVQPKGHINTKKNFAALNTSKVDHNVPRHRCMLCNKEFLGGHIVRHAQAHQKKGSFACVICGRKFRNRGLMQKHLKNHVKKIQRQQIAAAQQDDQEVTALGEINCSNSSISFENGNSDSKDLEVETLTAPSEGNKEVIPEHVAEFIEIPVSVPEDVIENVIENGSPVTSLNNVLKPLPECGDDYEEEEDEEGDYEEDDYDLNQETSVIHKINGTVCHPKDIYATDQEGNFKCPALGCVRIFKRIGFLNKHAMTVHPTDLNVRQTVMKWSKGKCKFCQRQFEDSQHFIDHLNRHSYPNVYFCLHFNCNESFKLPFQLAQHTKSHRIFQAQCSFPECHELFEDLPLLYEHEAQHYLSKTPESSAQPSETILWDVHTDSNPNHQEKDSSSNEKQTISLPVSTSKSRKESTEPKTCIESMEKKTDSLVQNGNERSDDTVSNISLIDQKMPDIEPNSENNCSSSDLVNGHSEIEQTPLVSSDPALKIDTNRIRTENGSILPSVVPQEHNTLPVSQAPSKPNLTSEHTSYGLILTKPYVRPLPPSYLDERYLSMPKRRKFLTDRVDACSDQDNVYKKSVKRLRCGKCLTTYCNAEALEAHLAQKKCQTLFGFDSDDESKSSIFLVEISVKKENGINKTIIDL; encoded by the exons ATGGCTCTTATTAAATCTTGTATAAATCACCCAGAAATCAGTAAAGACTTATACTTCCATCAAGCACTCTTCACATGTCTGTTTATGTCACCTGTAGAAGATCAGCTATTCCGGGAG CATTTATTGAAAACTGATTGTAAGAGTGGAATTGATATCATCTGTAATGCCGAAAAAGAAGGCAAAACTATGTTAGCCTTGCAACTCTGTGAATCCTTTCTTATTCCACAGCTCCAGAATGGGGATATGTACTGTATCTG GGAGTTGATTTTCATATGGAGTAAACTACAGCTTAAATCTAATCCTTCAAAACAAGTTTTTGTAGATCAATGCTACCAGCTTTTAAGAACAGCAACTAACGTGAGAGTCATATTTCCTTTCATGAAAATCATCAAAGATGAG gttGAAGAAGAAGGCTTGCAAATTTGTGTCGAAATATGTGGTTGTGCTCTGCAACTCGACCTTCATGATGATCCCAAAACTAAATGtctgatttataaaacaattgcaCATTTTTTGCCAAATGATTTGGAGATCCTCAGGATTTGTGCACTCTCAATATTTTTTCTGGAGCGCTCCTTAGAAGCGTATCGTACTGTTGAAGAGCTTTACAAACGTCCAGATGAAGAATATAATGAAGGCACAAGTAGTGTTCAAAATCGTGTTCGTTTTGAATTGCTTCCGATTTTGAAAAAGGGATTGTTTTTTGACCCTGAATTTTGGAACTTTGTAATGATTAAGAAAAACTGCGTAGCATTGTTGAGTGATAAATCAGTAGTTAGATTTCTAAATGAAAGCACACTGGAAAATAATGCAGGTAATCTAAAAAGGACAGAAGAACAGCAAGGTTTGGATGAAGGGTTTGACTCTCTTACAGATCAGAGCACTGGAGAGACTGATCCTGATGATGTATCTGGAGTGCAGCCTAAAGGTCATATTAATACGAAGAAAAACTTTGCAGCTCTTAATACTTCCAAAGTAGATCACAATGTCCCAAGGCATCGTTGTATGTTATGTAACAAGGAATTTCTAGGTGGTCACATCGTAAGGCATGCCCAGGCTCATCAGAAAAAAGGCAGTTTTGCATGTGTAATATGTGGTAGGAAATTTAGAAACAGAGGACTTATGCAGAAGCATTTAAAGAATCATGTTAAGAAGATACAGAGACAGCAAATTGCTGCAGCTCAACAGGATGATCAGGAAGTCACTGCCTTGGGAGAAATAAATTGTTCTAATTCTTCCATTTCATTTGAAAATGGGAATTCGGATAGTAAAGATTTGGAAGTAGAGACTCTTACTGCTCCTagtgaaggaaacaaagaagTCATCCCTGAGCATGTGGCTGAATTCATTGAAATTCCCGTCAGTGTACCCGAAGATGTTATTGAAAATGTTATTGAAAATGGCAGTCCTGTAACTTCTTTAAATAATGTCTTGAAGCCTTTACCTGAATGTGGGGATGAttatgaggaggaagaggatgaagaaGGTGATTATGAAGAAGATGATTATGACCTGAATCAAGAAACTTCAGTAATTCATAAAATCAATGGAACTGTATGCCATCCAAAAGACATATATGCCACAGATCAAGAAGGAAACTTTAAGTGTCCTGCTCTTGGCTGTGTCCGGATATTTAAAAGAATTGGGTTTCTAAATAAACATGCAATGACCGTACATCCAACTGATTTAAATGTGCGACAAACAGTAATGAAGTGGAgcaaaggaaaatgcaaattttgtCAAAGGCAATTTGAAGATTCTCAACATTTTATAGACCACCTTAATAGACACAGCTATccaaatgtgtatttttgtttgcattttaattgCAACGAGTCATTTAAGCTGCCATTCCAGCTTGCCCAGCACACAAAAAGTCACAGGATATTTCAAGCTCAGTGTAGTTTTCCAGAATGCCATGAGCTTTTTGAAGATCTTCCTCTGCTATATGAACATGAAGCTCAGCACTATTTAAGTAAAACACCAGAATCATCTGCACAACCAAGTGAAACAATTCTTTGGGATGTTCATACAGACTCAAATCctaatcatcaggaaaaagaCTCATCTAGTAATGAGAAACAAACTATTAGTCTGCCAGTTTCTACTAGCAAATCAAGGAAAGAGTCTACAGAACCAAAGACATGTATAGAAagtatggaaaagaaaacagacagtTTAGTTCAGAATGGAAATGAACGTTCTGATGACACTGTTTCAAATATAAGCTTGATAGACCAAAAGATGCCTGACATAGAGccaaattctgaaaataattgtAGCAGTAGTGATTTAGTCAATGGACATAGTGAAATAGAGCAAACACCTTTAGTTTCATCGGATCCTGCTTTGAAAATTGATACAAACAGAATCAGGACAGAAAATGGTTCCATTTTACCCAGTGTTGTACCACAAGAACACAATACCTTGCCAGTATCTCAGGCACCTTCCAAACCAAATCTGACAAGTGAACATACTTCATATGGCTTAATTTTAACAAAACCATACGTCAGACCATTGCCTCCCAGTTACCTTGACGAACGGTATCTTAGTATGCCAAAACGCAGAAAATTTCTGACTGATAGAGTAGATGCCTGTTCTGATCAAGATAACGTAtataaaaaatcagtgaaaagatTAAGATGTGGCAAATGCCTGACCACCTACTGTAATGCAGAAGCACTTGAGGCTCATCTTGCACAAAAGAAATGTCAGACACTCTTTGGATTTGATTCAGATGATGAAAGTAAGTCTTCTATCTTCTTAGTAGAGATatctgtaaaaaaagaaaatggcataaataaaactattatagATCTTTGA